In Microbacterium sp. AB, a single genomic region encodes these proteins:
- a CDS encoding helix-turn-helix domain-containing protein, whose translation MTEPWLSADDIAAHLGVTKDTVYAWIAEKDMPAHKVGRLWKFQTSEIDEWVRSGRAGTADVE comes from the coding sequence GTGACTGAGCCTTGGCTCTCGGCCGACGACATCGCGGCCCACCTCGGTGTGACGAAGGACACCGTCTACGCCTGGATCGCGGAGAAGGACATGCCCGCCCACAAGGTTGGTCGCCTCTGGAAGTTCCAGACGAGCGAAATCGACGAGTGGGTGCGGAGCGGCCGCGCCGGAACGGCGGACGTAGAGTGA
- a CDS encoding DEAD/DEAH box helicase: protein MTEIKKPTNIVNVTYAQTGNSVHTNELGMREMQQRVWEQRGAQYLLVKAPPASGKSRALMFVALDKLYNQGRKKVIVAVPERSIGGSFSTTTLSRFGFFADWEIKDKNNLCMPGSSSGKVQQFIDFLEGPDATLVCTHATLRFAYEKLPASTFDGTVLAIDEFHHVSADTASNRLGDLLKGVMAGSDAHIVAMTGSYFRGDSVPVLLPEDEARFTPVTFNYYDQLNGYEYLKSLGIGHHFYQGRYTSAIHEILDLDKKTIIHIPNVNSGESTKDKIEEVGFILDAIGEVISTETEESNVMRIRRRDNGEIVRVADLVDDTDQIARAETLHYLTSVASKERDAVDIIIALGMAKEGFDWPFAEHALTVGYRASLTEVIQIIGRVTRDSPGKEHAQFTNLIAQPDATTDEVKLSVNNMLKAITASLLMEQVLAPNFTFKTKTGNDDAPQPGELRIKGFKEPSTDRVKQIVATDLNDLKATILQDDTFVKAAAGNLDAEVANKVLIPKIIRERYPDLNEAQVEELRQQVVVDSVIKNGEAREVGGSKKFILNNRFFDVDDLDINLIDKVNPFQRAFEVLSKSVTPQVLRIIQDTITATRIEITEEEARLLWPKIQQFAKVNRRQPDVRSDDPTEKRYAEALLFLRKKKREHEAQQRLQES from the coding sequence GTGACCGAGATCAAGAAGCCGACGAACATCGTCAATGTGACGTATGCGCAGACTGGCAACAGCGTCCACACCAACGAGCTCGGCATGCGTGAGATGCAGCAGCGTGTCTGGGAGCAGCGTGGTGCGCAGTACCTGCTCGTCAAGGCGCCGCCGGCCTCGGGCAAGTCTCGAGCCCTCATGTTCGTCGCGCTCGACAAGCTCTACAACCAGGGCCGCAAGAAGGTCATCGTTGCTGTGCCCGAGCGCTCCATCGGTGGATCGTTCTCGACGACGACTCTGAGCCGGTTCGGCTTTTTTGCGGACTGGGAGATCAAGGACAAGAACAACCTCTGTATGCCCGGCTCATCGTCGGGCAAGGTGCAGCAGTTCATCGACTTCCTGGAAGGGCCGGACGCCACCCTTGTCTGCACCCACGCCACGCTGCGCTTCGCCTACGAGAAGCTGCCCGCCTCTACGTTCGACGGCACGGTGCTCGCCATCGACGAGTTCCACCACGTTTCGGCGGACACCGCAAGCAATCGCCTCGGCGATCTCCTCAAGGGCGTGATGGCCGGGTCGGATGCGCACATCGTCGCGATGACCGGCTCGTACTTCCGGGGTGACTCGGTGCCGGTGTTGCTGCCGGAGGATGAGGCGAGGTTCACGCCGGTCACGTTCAACTACTACGACCAGCTCAACGGCTACGAGTATCTCAAATCGCTCGGCATCGGGCACCACTTCTACCAGGGCCGCTACACGAGCGCGATCCACGAGATCCTCGATCTCGACAAGAAGACGATCATCCACATCCCGAACGTCAACAGCGGCGAGTCCACCAAGGACAAGATCGAGGAGGTCGGCTTCATCCTCGATGCCATCGGTGAGGTCATTTCGACCGAGACCGAGGAATCCAACGTCATGCGGATTCGTCGCCGCGACAACGGCGAGATCGTGCGTGTGGCGGATCTCGTTGACGACACCGACCAGATCGCCCGTGCTGAGACCCTGCACTACCTGACCTCGGTCGCCTCGAAGGAGCGCGACGCGGTGGACATTATCATCGCACTCGGCATGGCCAAGGAGGGCTTCGACTGGCCCTTCGCGGAGCACGCCCTGACTGTCGGTTACCGGGCGTCGCTGACCGAGGTCATCCAGATCATCGGGCGGGTTACCCGCGACAGCCCTGGCAAGGAGCACGCGCAGTTCACCAACCTCATCGCCCAGCCCGACGCGACCACCGATGAGGTGAAGCTTTCGGTCAACAACATGCTCAAGGCGATCACCGCCTCCCTGCTCATGGAGCAGGTGCTGGCACCGAACTTCACATTCAAGACGAAGACCGGAAACGACGATGCGCCGCAGCCGGGGGAGCTTCGGATCAAGGGCTTCAAGGAGCCGTCTACTGATCGCGTGAAGCAGATCGTCGCCACTGACCTGAACGACCTCAAGGCGACGATCCTGCAGGACGACACCTTCGTCAAGGCCGCGGCGGGCAACCTCGACGCCGAGGTGGCCAACAAGGTGCTGATCCCGAAGATCATCCGGGAGCGCTATCCCGATCTCAACGAGGCCCAGGTCGAGGAGCTGCGCCAGCAGGTTGTCGTCGACTCCGTGATCAAGAACGGCGAGGCACGTGAAGTTGGCGGGAGCAAGAAGTTCATCTTGAACAATCGCTTCTTTGATGTCGACGATCTCGACATCAACCTAATCGACAAGGTCAACCCGTTCCAGCGCGCCTTCGAGGTGCTCTCGAAGTCGGTGACGCCACAGGTGCTGCGCATCATCCAGGACACGATCACGGCGACCCGTATCGAGATCACCGAGGAAGAGGCGCGGCTGCTCTGGCCGAAGATCCAGCAGTTCGCCAAGGTCAACCGACGCCAGCCCGACGTGCGCAGCGATGACCCGACCGAGAAGCGTTACGCCGAAGCGCTGCTGTTCCTGCGCAAGAAGAAGCGCGAGCACGAAGCCCAGCAGAGGTTGCAGGAGTCATGA
- a CDS encoding GIY-YIG nuclease family protein: protein MSDTDFQSIFDSDEDGLLDTPEKAPKLTSSDRLERSFLEIVEFYLEHERPPRSDTREIAERKLGARLDGILASDDKIAALKHLDEFGLLVEPEAPASLDDLLEGDDLGLLDDDSGLLDTSDLPQRKSPEASVDAAQRVRAEDFEQFEPLFQQQHAELANGASKLVAFPGMQHIVEGAFFVLNGVMLFIADVGETEYKTTTVRVNRRERLRVIFENGTESSMYRQSLGIRMGEGHGQAVVPAEFESILADDVATGYVYVLRSLSDDPQIAGIADLHKIGFSRGPAEDRIAHAEKQPTYLMAPVEIVASYRTYNMRTSALENLLHRVFAEVRLDVSQVGKDGRRYEPSEWYIVPIEVIDQAVSLIASGGIIDFVYDSSARKLTGRAEL from the coding sequence ATGAGCGATACCGACTTCCAGAGCATCTTCGACTCGGACGAAGACGGCCTCCTCGACACCCCGGAGAAGGCTCCCAAGCTCACCAGCTCCGACCGGCTCGAGCGGTCGTTCCTCGAGATCGTCGAGTTCTACCTCGAGCATGAGCGGCCACCGCGCTCGGACACCAGAGAGATCGCGGAGCGCAAGCTCGGTGCACGTCTCGATGGCATCCTGGCCAGCGACGACAAGATCGCGGCGCTCAAGCACCTGGACGAGTTCGGCTTGCTCGTCGAGCCGGAAGCGCCGGCCTCCCTCGATGATCTCCTCGAAGGTGACGATCTCGGGCTGCTCGATGACGACAGTGGGCTTCTCGACACCTCCGATCTGCCGCAGCGTAAGAGCCCGGAAGCATCGGTCGATGCGGCCCAGCGTGTGCGCGCAGAGGACTTCGAGCAGTTCGAGCCGCTGTTCCAGCAACAGCATGCAGAGCTCGCGAACGGCGCATCGAAGCTGGTGGCGTTCCCGGGGATGCAACACATCGTCGAGGGCGCGTTCTTCGTCCTCAACGGTGTGATGCTCTTCATCGCTGATGTTGGCGAGACCGAGTACAAGACCACCACCGTTCGCGTGAACCGCCGGGAACGGCTGCGCGTCATCTTCGAGAACGGCACTGAGTCCTCGATGTACCGGCAGTCGCTCGGCATCCGCATGGGCGAGGGGCACGGCCAGGCTGTCGTTCCGGCAGAGTTCGAGTCAATCCTGGCCGATGACGTCGCAACCGGCTACGTATACGTCCTGCGCTCGCTCAGCGACGACCCGCAGATCGCAGGCATCGCGGATCTCCACAAGATCGGCTTTTCTCGCGGACCCGCCGAGGATCGGATCGCCCATGCTGAGAAGCAGCCCACCTACCTCATGGCACCAGTGGAAATCGTGGCGTCATACCGCACGTACAATATGCGGACATCGGCGCTCGAGAACCTGCTGCACCGTGTGTTCGCTGAGGTACGTCTCGACGTTAGCCAGGTCGGCAAAGACGGGCGCCGCTATGAGCCGTCAGAATGGTACATCGTGCCGATCGAGGTCATTGACCAGGCTGTTTCATTGATCGCGTCGGGCGGCATCATCGACTTCGTCTACGATTCATCCGCGCGCAAACTGACTGGACGGGCCGAACTATGA
- a CDS encoding reverse transcriptase domain-containing protein, which yields MRLSPEFAKSLRFEESAKEVVSRPLLELPLLISERALVDGVDVLAGSAEAMSIAGHTPTMDVIAMPKRGYGPRPIGILSPVARTIYESIVGRLQPHLPKPSREQGIHAHRAFGVDPGRPSEVRIVDVDIAACYEYVDHRILADEILMQSLDHEASRSLSDLLGDLFPRAVGIPQAMSASHLLADVYLDRVERGIRRGGYEVNRFADDFRVISQDWASAHHAIELVVEEARSLGLTLADGKTRIHSVKQLQEAEEEREALLDGYRSRAADNLRSMEFVQVGYEDFELEEIDAPDDEVDFAALKGIVEDWVQGDPEQRTLHATFGSRALRVLRAAPERLPDDWLLEIVAREPPHLRNVLVYLRARPEHRENWATVARLVALPRTSSWARIWLLRMAETLTVPKAADRVPFDDWAQLCLKDRSEVVRAEAAWALSHSHAITAEQLADLFVESTSITRCGVSAVVGKLDGEAPSKLGKAMQADSQLVRAAYEWGSVNAG from the coding sequence ATGAGACTCTCTCCGGAGTTTGCGAAGAGTCTGCGCTTCGAGGAGTCGGCGAAGGAAGTGGTGTCTCGGCCGCTCTTGGAGCTGCCGCTGTTGATCTCCGAGCGGGCTCTGGTTGACGGGGTTGACGTGCTGGCAGGATCCGCTGAAGCGATGTCTATTGCGGGTCACACTCCCACTATGGACGTGATTGCGATGCCGAAACGGGGGTACGGTCCGAGGCCGATCGGGATCCTTTCCCCAGTTGCACGGACGATCTATGAGTCAATTGTCGGCCGACTCCAGCCGCACCTTCCTAAGCCGTCTCGTGAGCAGGGAATCCACGCTCATCGTGCGTTCGGCGTCGATCCGGGACGACCATCCGAAGTGAGGATTGTCGACGTGGATATCGCGGCCTGCTACGAGTATGTCGATCACCGCATCCTCGCCGACGAGATCTTGATGCAGAGCCTGGATCATGAAGCGTCGCGCTCACTGTCGGACCTTCTTGGAGATTTGTTTCCGCGAGCGGTCGGAATCCCGCAGGCTATGTCGGCAAGTCATTTGCTCGCCGATGTGTATCTCGATCGTGTCGAACGCGGTATCCGTCGGGGAGGCTACGAGGTCAATCGCTTTGCCGATGACTTCCGAGTCATCTCGCAGGACTGGGCATCCGCGCACCATGCTATTGAGCTTGTCGTAGAGGAAGCTCGGTCTCTTGGGCTCACTCTCGCCGATGGCAAGACACGAATCCACTCGGTGAAGCAGCTACAGGAGGCGGAGGAGGAGCGTGAGGCGCTACTCGACGGCTATCGCTCACGTGCGGCAGACAATCTTCGCTCGATGGAGTTTGTCCAGGTTGGCTACGAAGACTTTGAGCTCGAAGAGATCGACGCGCCCGACGATGAAGTCGACTTCGCAGCACTCAAGGGGATTGTAGAGGACTGGGTACAGGGCGACCCTGAGCAGCGCACTCTGCACGCCACATTCGGCTCCCGCGCACTGCGCGTTCTTCGGGCGGCACCGGAGCGGCTTCCGGACGACTGGCTGTTGGAAATCGTCGCAAGGGAGCCTCCTCATCTTCGCAATGTGCTCGTCTACCTACGAGCGAGGCCAGAGCACCGCGAGAACTGGGCGACGGTAGCTCGTCTGGTAGCCCTACCCAGGACGTCATCGTGGGCGCGAATATGGCTGCTCAGGATGGCCGAGACGCTCACGGTACCAAAGGCCGCCGATCGTGTTCCCTTCGATGATTGGGCGCAGCTATGCCTAAAAGACAGGTCTGAAGTAGTTCGTGCAGAAGCGGCCTGGGCACTATCTCATTCACATGCCATCACTGCTGAGCAACTTGCCGACCTGTTCGTGGAGTCGACGAGCATCACACGGTGCGGCGTTTCTGCAGTCGTGGGAAAGCTTGACGGCGAGGCTCCCTCGAAACTTGGTAAAGCAATGCAGGCAGATTCGCAGCTAGTTCGAGCCGCGTACGAGTGGGGGAGTGTGAATGCTGGTTAG
- a CDS encoding class I SAM-dependent DNA methyltransferase, whose protein sequence is MRLNLKSVQERVRPLGGRSHYDREFIFELLAAYGRSSSNITRLRNGSLNVADDPSTEVAQKNVIYFKETTDDLLGVIDELRSAPTVVRYNTRFVVVTDYEELLAVDTKTNDSLAIPISDIDKHFTFFLPWAGMEKAQYVAEAHADVKAAERMAKLFDELLALNPELNTMTLGRHALNVFFTRLLFCFFAEDTGIFKEGQFTGAVGTLTQADGSDVSQFLTDLFTALDTADPANKPTHLAGFPYVNGRLFTVEEHHTVPTFNKKARDLLLESGRLLWNEINPDIFGSMFQAVVTPGQRSDLGQHYTSVPNILKTIEPLFLDGLKEQFDVAFDSAPKLEALLRRIARIKVFDPACGSGNFLVIVYKELRKLEHAILERLQGLQGDKFTFNLLGSRINVEHFYGLEIDDFAVEVAILSLWIAKHQMNVEFREKFGIDLPLIPLKESGSIHQGNAITRDWNEVCPNTGAEEIYVIGNPPYLGSRNQTSEHKRDLQSVTPRYKSLDYVSAWFIKGGEYIRGTKAELALVSTNSVTQGEQVGLLWPDVLEDDLEIGYAYTSFRWSNQAKNAAGVTCVVVGVRNKGEAPKFIFSDELRHEVNRINAYLADGPDIWIGRRSAPLSPVLPRLGFGSMPNDGGNLLLTDDQRDTLLERWPEASRFVRGFSGSDEFIKGKSRWCLVISDDDLEAALGIDEIAVRLDKVRDHRAKSTEKSTRALAETPHRFYFFAHRESDSVIVPATTSERREYIPIGYLDRNTVISNSANAAYEVEPWTFALLTSRTHMTWVRAVAGRMKTDYRYSGTIVYNNFPVPSLSAAAKEQLTDAALRVLDVREYHSEKTLAELYDPDLMPDDLRLAHQELDELVDAVYRKRGFDSDEERLSYLFGMYEQMTAEEKRK, encoded by the coding sequence ATGAGGCTCAACCTCAAGTCCGTCCAGGAGCGTGTCAGGCCGCTCGGCGGACGCAGCCACTACGACCGGGAGTTCATCTTCGAGCTGCTGGCCGCGTACGGGCGCTCGTCGAGCAACATCACGCGCCTGCGCAACGGCTCGCTCAACGTCGCCGATGATCCGTCGACCGAGGTCGCTCAGAAGAACGTCATCTACTTCAAGGAGACGACGGACGACCTTCTGGGGGTGATCGATGAGCTCCGCAGCGCACCGACCGTGGTTCGCTACAACACTCGCTTCGTCGTCGTCACCGACTACGAAGAGCTGCTGGCCGTCGACACGAAGACGAACGACTCGCTCGCCATCCCGATCTCGGACATCGACAAGCACTTCACATTCTTCCTGCCGTGGGCAGGCATGGAGAAAGCCCAGTACGTTGCTGAGGCCCATGCTGATGTCAAGGCTGCCGAGCGCATGGCGAAGCTGTTCGATGAGCTGCTGGCGCTCAACCCCGAGCTCAACACCATGACGCTCGGGCGTCACGCCCTGAACGTCTTCTTTACACGGCTGCTCTTCTGCTTCTTTGCAGAGGACACCGGCATCTTCAAGGAGGGGCAGTTCACCGGGGCCGTCGGCACGCTCACACAAGCCGATGGCTCGGACGTCAGCCAGTTCCTGACTGATCTCTTCACCGCGCTGGACACTGCCGACCCTGCCAACAAGCCGACACATCTTGCAGGGTTCCCTTACGTCAACGGGCGCCTATTCACGGTCGAGGAGCACCACACGGTGCCGACCTTCAACAAGAAGGCTCGCGACCTGCTGCTGGAGAGCGGTCGGCTGCTCTGGAACGAGATCAACCCCGACATCTTCGGCTCGATGTTCCAGGCAGTCGTCACGCCCGGTCAGCGCTCCGATCTCGGGCAGCACTACACTTCGGTGCCGAACATCCTCAAGACCATCGAGCCGCTGTTCCTCGACGGACTCAAGGAGCAGTTCGATGTTGCCTTCGACAGCGCGCCCAAGCTAGAAGCACTGCTGCGGCGCATCGCGCGGATTAAGGTGTTCGACCCCGCCTGTGGTTCTGGCAACTTCCTCGTCATCGTTTACAAGGAATTGCGCAAGCTCGAGCATGCCATCCTGGAGCGGCTTCAGGGGCTCCAGGGCGACAAGTTCACCTTCAACCTGCTCGGCTCCCGGATCAATGTCGAGCACTTCTACGGACTCGAAATTGACGACTTCGCGGTGGAGGTCGCGATCTTGTCGCTCTGGATCGCGAAGCATCAGATGAACGTTGAGTTCCGTGAGAAATTCGGCATCGACCTGCCACTGATCCCGCTGAAGGAATCTGGAAGCATCCATCAGGGGAACGCGATCACGCGCGACTGGAATGAGGTGTGCCCGAACACGGGTGCCGAAGAGATCTATGTGATTGGCAATCCGCCGTACCTCGGAAGCCGCAACCAGACGTCTGAGCATAAGCGCGATCTGCAGTCGGTCACGCCACGGTACAAGAGTCTCGACTACGTCAGCGCTTGGTTCATCAAGGGCGGCGAGTACATCCGGGGAACCAAAGCTGAGTTGGCGCTCGTCTCGACCAACTCCGTTACACAGGGTGAACAGGTAGGGCTTCTCTGGCCGGACGTACTCGAGGACGACCTAGAGATCGGGTACGCCTACACGTCGTTCAGGTGGTCGAACCAGGCGAAGAACGCAGCTGGCGTTACGTGCGTCGTTGTCGGGGTTCGGAACAAAGGGGAGGCGCCGAAGTTCATCTTCTCGGATGAGCTTCGGCATGAAGTGAATCGGATCAACGCATACCTGGCGGACGGCCCAGACATCTGGATTGGTCGTAGGAGCGCGCCTCTGAGCCCAGTGCTCCCTCGACTTGGCTTCGGATCGATGCCGAACGACGGAGGCAATCTCTTGCTCACCGATGACCAGCGCGACACGCTCCTCGAGCGCTGGCCGGAAGCGTCTCGGTTCGTTCGGGGCTTCAGCGGTTCCGACGAGTTCATCAAAGGTAAGAGCCGGTGGTGCCTCGTTATCAGCGACGACGATCTCGAAGCCGCGCTCGGTATCGATGAGATCGCAGTACGGCTGGATAAGGTTCGGGACCACCGTGCCAAGAGCACCGAGAAGTCAACTCGTGCTCTTGCTGAAACCCCGCATCGGTTCTATTTCTTCGCTCACCGGGAGAGCGACTCGGTGATCGTACCGGCTACCACCTCCGAGCGCCGCGAGTACATCCCGATTGGCTATCTCGACCGGAACACGGTCATTTCGAACTCAGCCAATGCCGCCTATGAAGTGGAACCGTGGACGTTCGCCCTTCTCACCTCCCGTACACACATGACCTGGGTTCGAGCGGTCGCAGGCCGAATGAAGACTGACTACCGCTACTCCGGCACCATCGTCTACAACAACTTCCCGGTGCCGTCACTGTCCGCCGCAGCCAAGGAACAGCTCACCGATGCCGCCCTCCGCGTGCTCGACGTACGCGAGTATCACTCCGAGAAGACGCTGGCGGAGCTGTACGACCCTGACCTGATGCCCGACGACCTTCGCCTGGCACACCAGGAGCTGGACGAGCTCGTGGACGCGGTCTACCGCAAGCGCGGCTTCGACAGCGACGAAGAGCGCCTGTCATACCTCTTCGGTATGTATGAACAGATGACTGCCGAGGAGAAGCGCAAGTGA